From a region of the Selenihalanaerobacter shriftii genome:
- the fliG gene encoding flagellar motor switch protein FliG, whose protein sequence is MAQVNKLSGKKKAAVLLVSMGPDLSAEVMKHLDEEDIEELTLEIANLNKVSSDVKDDILDEFHQMCVAYDYLNQGGIGYAKEVLEKALGKQQADSVINRLTASLQVRPFDQLRKTDPAQLLNFIQNEHPQTIALIMAYLNPEQASSILSALSPEQQSEVAKRIAIMDRTSPEVIKEVEKVLEQKLASLMTNEYSSAGGLDSIVDILNLVDRGTEKTILEDLDEDDPELAEDIKQRMFVFEDIVLLTDQAIQMVLREIDMEDLGLALKTVNDEVSEKIFSNLSNRAADMLKEDMEFMGPVRIRDVEEAQQRIVSEIRRLEDMGDIVIDRGGEDELIV, encoded by the coding sequence TTGGCACAGGTTAATAAATTATCTGGGAAGAAGAAAGCGGCAGTTTTATTAGTTTCAATGGGGCCTGATCTTTCCGCAGAAGTAATGAAACATTTAGATGAGGAAGATATTGAAGAATTAACTTTAGAAATTGCTAATTTAAATAAAGTTTCCTCTGATGTTAAAGATGATATCTTAGATGAATTCCATCAAATGTGTGTAGCATATGATTATTTAAATCAAGGTGGAATTGGTTATGCCAAAGAAGTATTAGAAAAAGCTTTAGGGAAACAACAAGCAGATAGTGTAATTAATCGTTTAACTGCATCCTTACAGGTGAGACCTTTTGATCAGTTGCGGAAAACAGATCCAGCTCAGCTTTTAAATTTTATTCAGAATGAGCATCCACAAACTATTGCTTTAATTATGGCTTATCTTAATCCTGAACAAGCATCTAGTATTCTTTCAGCACTTTCACCAGAACAACAAAGCGAAGTAGCTAAAAGAATTGCTATTATGGACCGTACATCTCCAGAAGTAATTAAGGAGGTTGAAAAAGTCTTAGAACAGAAATTAGCTTCATTAATGACTAATGAATATTCTTCTGCTGGAGGATTAGATTCAATAGTTGATATCTTGAATTTAGTAGATCGTGGAACTGAGAAGACTATTCTAGAGGACTTAGATGAAGATGATCCAGAATTAGCCGAAGATATTAAGCAGCGAATGTTTGTATTTGAAGATATAGTTTTACTTACAGATCAAGCAATTCAGATGGTATTAAGAGAAATAGATATGGAGGATTTAGGATTAGCTTTAAAGACAGTTAATGATGAAGTAAGTGAAAAGATATTCAGTAATTTATCCAATCGAGCAGCTGACATGTTAAAAGAAGATATGGAATTCATGGGACCTGTTAGAATTCGTGATGTAGAAGAAGCTCAACAGCGAATAGTTTCCGAGATTAGAAGGTTAGAAGATATGGGTGATATTGTGATTGATCGTGGTGGGGAGGATGAGTTAATTGTCTAA
- the fliF gene encoding flagellar basal-body MS-ring/collar protein FliF — MIENLMQIREQGEKLWESLDTKARIIIISSAVVSIIALLLLTNWASQPNYVTLFNNLTVKDASAITNQLKEKQIDYKLANDGTRILVPAKDVHQVRLNLASEGLPKGGTVGFELFDKTRIGSTDFEQQVNFYRALSGELTRTIMQLQDVEFAKVQISAPRESLYVDKAKVAKASVLLKIKPYADLGLKQVKAITNLVASSVEGLSAKNVTVVDTKGNLLTAKLNKKDNLGTTEFNPKQLEVEEEFENDLQMTLNTMLSRVLGPDNVVVRVNAKLNFDQRKIQSEIYEPITDDEGIVRSEQSKKVNYQSNGESPQGIPGTESNIPQYQSSEDQASNYSQKEVTTNYEINKKVENYIQAAGDVEKVSVAVMVNKDLSSNEKDSIRQSVAATVGYDQSRGDQITISSFKFDKSLEKEINSKMASEKAARQKKWIIAGIITLLIIIIGGLIIRRIMSDSESVEEPGLDVVVDDDTGEAAATKEELSPEEEMRKEMKDEVSQLIRNQPEEVARLLKTWLTED; from the coding sequence ATGATTGAAAATTTAATGCAAATTAGAGAGCAAGGAGAAAAATTGTGGGAAAGTTTAGACACTAAAGCTAGGATAATAATTATTTCTTCAGCAGTAGTGTCAATAATTGCTCTATTATTGCTTACTAATTGGGCTAGTCAACCTAATTATGTTACTTTATTTAATAATTTAACAGTTAAGGATGCTAGTGCAATTACTAATCAATTAAAAGAAAAACAGATTGATTATAAGTTAGCTAATGATGGTACTAGGATTCTAGTGCCTGCTAAAGACGTTCATCAAGTTAGACTAAATTTAGCTAGTGAAGGTTTGCCTAAGGGAGGAACAGTAGGGTTTGAATTATTTGATAAAACTCGCATAGGCAGTACTGATTTTGAGCAACAAGTTAATTTTTATCGAGCACTTTCTGGAGAATTAACTAGAACTATTATGCAGTTGCAAGATGTTGAGTTTGCTAAAGTCCAAATTAGTGCTCCAAGAGAGAGCTTATATGTCGATAAAGCAAAAGTGGCTAAGGCGTCTGTATTACTTAAAATAAAGCCATATGCAGATTTAGGTTTAAAACAGGTGAAAGCGATTACTAATTTAGTTGCTAGTAGTGTAGAAGGGTTGTCAGCAAAGAATGTAACTGTAGTAGATACTAAAGGGAATCTATTAACTGCTAAACTTAATAAAAAGGACAACCTAGGAACTACAGAATTTAACCCAAAACAGTTAGAGGTTGAAGAGGAATTTGAGAATGATTTACAGATGACTTTAAATACCATGTTATCTAGGGTATTAGGGCCTGATAATGTAGTTGTGAGGGTTAATGCTAAACTTAATTTTGATCAAAGAAAGATTCAGAGTGAAATTTATGAACCTATTACTGATGATGAAGGAATTGTGAGGAGTGAGCAATCTAAGAAAGTTAATTATCAGTCTAATGGTGAATCTCCTCAGGGAATACCTGGTACAGAGTCAAATATTCCTCAATATCAATCCAGTGAAGATCAAGCATCAAATTATAGTCAGAAAGAAGTTACTACTAATTATGAAATTAATAAGAAAGTAGAAAATTATATCCAAGCTGCTGGAGATGTAGAAAAAGTTTCGGTAGCAGTTATGGTTAATAAAGATTTATCATCGAATGAAAAAGACTCAATTCGACAATCTGTAGCAGCAACAGTCGGATACGATCAATCACGTGGTGACCAGATTACCATTAGTAGCTTTAAATTTGATAAAAGTTTAGAAAAAGAGATAAATTCAAAAATGGCGTCTGAGAAAGCAGCTAGACAGAAGAAATGGATAATAGCAGGAATTATAACTTTATTAATAATTATTATTGGTGGTTTAATCATACGTAGAATTATGAGTGATTCTGAATCTGTTGAAGAACCGGGCTTAGACGTAGTAGTTGATGATGACACAGGAGAAGCAGCAGCAACTAAAGAGGAATTATCTCCAGAAGAAGAGATGAGAAAAGAAATGAAAGATGAAGTGTCTCAGTTAATTAGGAATCAGCCTGAAGAAGTAGCTAGGTTATTAAAGACATGGTTAACTGAGGATTGA
- the flgB gene encoding flagellar basal body rod protein FlgB, with product MAFLGDQTTSILSSALDGLSLRKQAISNNIANVDTPNYKRKDVNFESQLQQARYNYKRQSINLSRTDNEHFSINGKHQAFAPKIRSDNNTSMRNDKNNVDIDYEMTALAKNTLKYQSVTKLLSTKFKKVGNVINRIK from the coding sequence GTGGCCTTTTTAGGTGATCAGACTACATCAATATTAAGTAGTGCTCTAGATGGATTAAGTCTAAGAAAGCAAGCAATTTCTAATAATATTGCAAATGTAGATACCCCTAATTACAAACGTAAGGATGTAAATTTCGAATCCCAATTACAACAAGCTAGATATAATTATAAAAGACAGAGTATTAATTTAAGTAGAACAGATAATGAACACTTCTCTATAAATGGTAAACATCAAGCTTTTGCACCAAAAATTAGATCTGACAATAATACTAGTATGAGAAATGATAAGAATAATGTTGATATAGATTATGAGATGACAGCTTTAGCTAAAAACACATTAAAATATCAATCTGTTACTAAATTGTTATCAACTAAATTTAAGAAAGTTGGTAATGTAATTAATAGGATAAAATAA
- the fliI gene encoding flagellar protein export ATPase FliI, whose product MSEILDGTKLAAKLDSMSPITNFGKIRQVVGLIIESEGPNVTLGEICLIKSQTSSKPIQAEVVGFKDNKVLLMPLGEMEGIGPGCRVEATGTSLKVKVGEDLLGHVLDGLGNPLTDLELNQLGREYAVHNTPPNPLTRKRITEPLSVGVRSIDGLLTCGRGQRLGIFAGSGVGKSTLLGMIARNTAADINVIGLIGERGREVREFIERDLGPEGLKRSVVVVATSDQPALVRLKGALVATAIAEYFRDQGKDVMLMMDSVTRFAMAQREVGLAVGEPPATRGYTPSVFAILPKLLERAGNNEVGTITGLYTVLVEGDDMNEPIADAVRGILDGHITLSRDLAAQNHYPAIDVLESVSRVMNDIVGEEHKEAAKQLREVLATYEESKDLVNIGAYEEGANTQLDYALNKLNEAHDFLQQGIEDRDQYQETVQRLVSIFN is encoded by the coding sequence ATGAGTGAGATTTTAGATGGAACGAAGTTAGCGGCTAAGTTGGATTCAATGTCGCCGATCACTAACTTTGGTAAAATAAGACAAGTAGTAGGTTTGATTATTGAATCTGAAGGTCCTAACGTTACTTTAGGTGAAATATGTTTGATTAAATCTCAAACAAGTTCTAAGCCAATCCAGGCAGAAGTAGTCGGCTTTAAAGATAATAAGGTACTACTAATGCCTTTAGGAGAAATGGAAGGCATTGGGCCGGGTTGTAGAGTAGAGGCTACGGGTACTTCTCTTAAAGTCAAAGTCGGTGAAGATTTATTAGGACATGTCTTAGATGGATTAGGAAATCCTTTAACAGATTTAGAGTTAAATCAATTAGGTCGAGAATATGCGGTACATAATACTCCACCAAATCCTTTGACCAGAAAACGGATTACTGAACCTTTGTCAGTTGGTGTTAGGAGTATAGATGGGTTATTAACCTGTGGCCGTGGACAAAGGTTAGGTATCTTTGCTGGGAGTGGTGTTGGAAAGAGTACACTTTTAGGGATGATAGCTCGAAATACTGCAGCTGATATAAATGTAATTGGTTTAATTGGAGAAAGAGGAAGAGAAGTTAGAGAATTTATTGAAAGAGATTTGGGGCCAGAAGGCTTAAAACGTTCAGTAGTAGTAGTAGCTACTTCAGATCAACCAGCATTAGTTAGATTAAAAGGAGCTTTAGTAGCAACAGCTATTGCAGAGTACTTTCGGGATCAAGGAAAAGATGTAATGTTAATGATGGATTCGGTAACTAGATTTGCTATGGCTCAAAGAGAAGTTGGTTTAGCTGTAGGAGAACCTCCAGCAACAAGAGGTTATACTCCATCGGTTTTTGCTATCTTACCAAAGTTATTAGAAAGAGCAGGGAATAATGAAGTAGGAACAATTACTGGACTCTATACAGTTTTGGTTGAAGGTGATGATATGAATGAACCCATAGCAGATGCTGTAAGAGGTATTTTAGATGGACATATTACTTTAAGTCGAGATTTGGCTGCTCAAAATCATTATCCAGCTATTGATGTTTTAGAAAGTGTCAGTCGTGTAATGAATGATATTGTTGGGGAAGAACATAAGGAAGCCGCGAAACAATTAAGAGAGGTATTGGCGACATATGAAGAATCTAAAGATTTAGTTAACATTGGTGCTTATGAAGAGGGAGCTAATACACAATTAGATTATGCTCTTAATAAATTAAACGAAGCACATGACTTTTTGCAACAGGGTATTGAAGATAGGGATCAATATCAAGAAACTGTTCAGCGATTGGTATCAATATTTAATTAG
- the flgC gene encoding flagellar basal body rod protein FlgC, whose protein sequence is MGLFGGMNISASGMTAQRLRMDLISNNIANINTTRTEDGGPYKKKSPVFKAKGQAKFSLPDVASNKGQMGQGVEVTSIKESNKPPRLVYNPNHPDANQEGYVKMPNIDIASEMVNMISASRAYEANVTALNASKKMFKSALKIEG, encoded by the coding sequence ATGGGGTTATTTGGTGGGATGAACATTAGTGCTTCAGGAATGACAGCTCAACGGTTAAGAATGGATTTAATTTCTAATAATATCGCTAATATAAATACAACTAGGACTGAAGATGGTGGGCCTTATAAGAAAAAATCGCCAGTTTTCAAAGCTAAAGGTCAAGCTAAATTTAGTTTACCTGATGTTGCTTCTAATAAGGGACAAATGGGACAAGGTGTAGAAGTAACCTCTATTAAAGAGAGTAATAAGCCACCGAGATTAGTCTATAATCCTAATCATCCTGATGCTAATCAAGAAGGATATGTTAAGATGCCTAATATAGATATAGCTTCTGAAATGGTTAATATGATTTCAGCTAGTAGAGCGTATGAAGCAAATGTTACAGCTTTAAATGCTTCTAAGAAGATGTTTAAAAGTGCTTTAAAGATTGAAGGATAA
- the hslV gene encoding ATP-dependent protease subunit HslV, with protein MFEATTVIAVKKDNKVAIAGDGQVTMQHTVMKHGAKKIRRLYDDKVLVGFAGSAADGFTLFEKFEAKIEEFHGNLQRAAVELAKEWRTDKILRKLEALLIVANEEHLLVISGTGDVIEPDDDIIAIGSGGSYALAAAKALMKYSELELTEIVKEALSIASDICIYTNDQITVEEV; from the coding sequence ATGTTCGAGGCTACAACAGTAATTGCTGTAAAGAAAGATAATAAAGTAGCAATTGCCGGTGATGGGCAGGTTACTATGCAGCATACTGTAATGAAACATGGAGCTAAAAAAATTAGAAGGTTATATGATGATAAAGTATTAGTAGGTTTTGCTGGTTCTGCTGCTGATGGATTCACTTTATTTGAAAAATTTGAAGCCAAAATTGAAGAGTTTCATGGTAATTTACAAAGAGCTGCAGTAGAATTAGCTAAAGAGTGGCGAACAGATAAAATTTTAAGGAAGTTAGAAGCTTTACTAATTGTTGCTAATGAAGAACATTTATTGGTCATTTCTGGTACTGGAGATGTAATAGAGCCAGATGATGACATTATTGCTATAGGTTCAGGAGGGTCATATGCTTTAGCAGCTGCTAAAGCATTGATGAAATATTCCGAATTAGAATTGACAGAGATTGTTAAAGAAGCTTTAAGTATTGCTTCGGATATTTGTATCTATACCAATGATCAAATTACTGTAGAGGAAGTTTAG
- the fliE gene encoding flagellar hook-basal body complex protein FliE: protein MKIDTLQLNKLAQSYKTDSVSEGKSKESFKDLLSNSLHKVNNLQKDADLMAEKLAVGEADNIHEVMIASTKAKLSLDLTLEVRNKVVEAYKDIMRMQI, encoded by the coding sequence ATGAAAATAGATACTCTACAGTTAAATAAGTTAGCTCAAAGTTATAAAACTGACAGTGTTAGTGAAGGAAAGAGCAAGGAATCATTTAAGGATTTGCTTAGCAATTCATTACATAAAGTTAATAATTTACAGAAAGATGCAGATTTGATGGCTGAAAAATTAGCAGTAGGAGAAGCCGATAATATTCATGAAGTGATGATTGCTTCTACAAAGGCTAAACTTTCTTTGGATTTAACATTAGAGGTAAGAAATAAAGTTGTAGAAGCATATAAAGATATAATGAGAATGCAGATCTGA
- the topA gene encoding type I DNA topoisomerase, whose protein sequence is MAKNLVIVESPAKAKTISKFLGKSFKVEASMGHVIDLPKSQLGVNVEENFEPKYITIRGKGDVLKKLRKATKKSDNVFLATDPDREGEAISWHLSRALKLDDTSKCRIEFNEITKQAIKNAIKDPRQIDQNRVDAQQARRLLDRLVGYKLSPLLWKKVRRGLSAGRVQSVAVKIICEREEEIEAFEPEEYWTIDVNLESENQPFEAKLHRINNNKFKIKNEKEVNQAVSEIKQNQFNIKELKERKRRRNPSPPFTTSSLQQKAANSLNFSAKKTMYIAQQLYEGLDIGAEGTIGLITYIRTDSTRISKEAQKEARGYIKKNYGDKYCPKTPKKYKTKSGAQDAHEAIRPTSVLREPKKVKKYLNNDQYRLYKMLWERFVASQMNPAIYKTLSVDIQAGKYLFRAKGSQTLFKGFLAVDTFKSSKEDTELPELKEGEEVKLVKLNPDQHFTKPPARYTEAKLVKTLEEKGIGRPSTYAPIVGTIQNRGYVQKEGKRFEPTDLGKIVNQLLSEHFPDVTDTEFTANLEEELDSIVTGKVSWKKVLKDFYFPFAEKLDIAYDDMEKVQLEEEVTDEVCEECGKNMIVKHGRYGKFLACPGFPDCKNTKPYLIKTGVDCLECEEGEMVQRKSKKGRTFYGCSNYPDCEFMIWNKPTEHECPDCDAFLMEKTTKKRGTEYLCANKECDFKTTPEDLEND, encoded by the coding sequence GTGATTGACTTACCTAAGAGTCAATTGGGAGTTAATGTAGAAGAAAACTTTGAACCTAAGTATATAACTATTCGAGGGAAAGGTGATGTTTTAAAGAAGTTACGTAAAGCAACTAAGAAGAGTGATAATGTCTTCTTGGCAACTGACCCTGATAGAGAAGGAGAAGCAATTTCTTGGCATTTAAGTAGAGCTTTAAAATTAGATGATACTTCTAAATGCCGAATTGAATTTAATGAAATCACTAAACAAGCTATCAAAAATGCCATTAAAGATCCAAGACAAATAGATCAAAATCGAGTAGATGCTCAGCAAGCTAGAAGACTATTAGATAGATTAGTAGGTTATAAATTAAGTCCATTGTTGTGGAAAAAGGTGAGAAGAGGACTGAGTGCTGGGCGAGTACAATCAGTGGCAGTTAAGATTATATGTGAGCGTGAAGAAGAGATAGAAGCATTTGAACCAGAGGAATATTGGACAATAGATGTAAATTTAGAGAGTGAGAATCAGCCTTTTGAAGCAAAATTGCATCGGATTAATAATAATAAATTTAAAATAAAAAATGAAAAAGAAGTTAATCAAGCAGTTTCAGAAATAAAGCAGAATCAATTTAATATTAAAGAATTAAAAGAAAGAAAGAGAAGAAGAAATCCTTCACCACCTTTTACTACAAGTAGTTTACAGCAGAAAGCAGCTAATAGTCTGAATTTTAGTGCTAAGAAGACTATGTATATAGCTCAACAACTATATGAAGGTTTAGATATAGGTGCAGAAGGTACTATAGGATTAATCACCTATATTAGAACTGATTCTACACGAATTTCTAAAGAAGCTCAAAAAGAAGCTAGAGGTTATATTAAGAAGAATTATGGTGATAAATATTGCCCAAAAACTCCAAAGAAATATAAGACTAAATCTGGAGCACAGGATGCTCATGAAGCTATTAGACCGACTTCGGTCTTAAGAGAGCCTAAAAAAGTAAAAAAATATTTAAATAATGATCAATACCGACTTTATAAAATGCTTTGGGAAAGATTTGTTGCTAGTCAAATGAATCCAGCTATTTATAAAACTTTAAGTGTTGATATTCAAGCTGGAAAGTATTTATTTAGAGCTAAAGGGTCACAGACTTTATTTAAAGGTTTTCTAGCAGTTGATACATTTAAAAGTAGTAAAGAGGACACAGAATTACCGGAATTAAAAGAAGGTGAAGAAGTTAAGTTAGTTAAGTTAAATCCAGACCAACACTTTACTAAACCGCCAGCTAGGTATACTGAAGCCAAGTTAGTTAAGACTTTAGAAGAGAAAGGTATTGGTCGTCCAAGTACTTATGCTCCAATAGTTGGTACTATTCAAAATCGAGGTTATGTTCAAAAAGAAGGTAAGAGGTTTGAACCAACAGATTTAGGTAAAATAGTTAATCAACTCTTAAGTGAACATTTCCCTGATGTAACAGATACTGAATTTACAGCTAATTTGGAAGAAGAATTAGATAGCATTGTAACTGGGAAGGTAAGTTGGAAGAAAGTTTTAAAAGATTTTTATTTCCCATTTGCAGAAAAATTAGATATAGCCTATGATGATATGGAAAAAGTTCAACTAGAAGAAGAAGTAACCGATGAAGTGTGTGAAGAATGTGGTAAAAACATGATAGTTAAACATGGAAGGTATGGGAAGTTTTTAGCTTGCCCTGGATTCCCAGATTGTAAAAATACTAAACCTTATTTGATTAAGACAGGAGTGGATTGTTTAGAGTGTGAAGAAGGAGAAATGGTACAAAGAAAGAGTAAAAAAGGTAGGACTTTTTATGGTTGCAGTAATTATCCAGATTGTGAGTTCATGATTTGGAATAAGCCAACAGAACATGAATGTCCTGATTGTGATGCATTTTTAATGGAAAAGACAACTAAGAAACGAGGAACTGAGTATTTATGTGCTAATAAAGAGTGTGATTTTAAAACTACTCCCGAAGATTTAGAAAATGATTAG
- the hslU gene encoding ATP-dependent protease ATPase subunit HslU, with protein MKKLTPKRIVKELDKYIIGQNEAKKSVAVALRNRYRRRQLPDDFREEIMPKNILMMGPTGVGKTEIARRLAKLAKAPFIKIEVTKFTEVGYVGRDVESMIRDLVETAIRMVKKEKIKEVEDKAGKLVEDRILDKLLPMPNKDSSNNPLGALFGSFGAQEEEEVELEEDKQHLKRLKNRREQLREELRAGELEDRMIEIEVEENNSQMIEIFSGSGVEEMGINFQDIFGGVLPNQKKERKATIKEAREILKQQEAQKLIDMDEVSSEAIERVEESGIIFLDEIDKIAGNNANSSPEVSREGVQRDILPIVEGSTIMTKYGPVKTDYIFFIAAGAFHVSKPTDLIPELQGRFPIRVELESLTEENFNAILTEPENALTKQYEALLKTEGLEIEFAENAIKELARIAFKVNEETENIGARRLHTVLEKLLEDISFEAPDMSEDYFEISIDYVREKLDDVVEDKDLSKYIL; from the coding sequence ATGAAAAAATTAACTCCTAAAAGGATAGTAAAGGAGTTAGACAAATATATTATTGGTCAGAATGAAGCCAAAAAGTCAGTAGCAGTAGCTTTAAGGAATAGATATCGTAGACGGCAGCTTCCCGATGATTTTAGAGAAGAAATTATGCCAAAAAACATTTTGATGATGGGTCCGACTGGAGTTGGAAAGACTGAGATTGCTAGAAGGTTAGCAAAGTTAGCTAAAGCTCCTTTCATTAAAATAGAGGTTACTAAATTTACAGAAGTGGGATATGTAGGTCGTGATGTAGAGTCTATGATTCGTGATTTAGTTGAGACTGCTATTCGTATGGTAAAGAAAGAAAAGATAAAAGAAGTTGAAGATAAAGCAGGAAAATTAGTAGAAGATAGGATATTAGATAAATTATTGCCTATGCCTAATAAGGATAGTAGTAATAATCCTTTAGGAGCTTTATTTGGAAGTTTTGGAGCGCAAGAGGAAGAAGAAGTAGAATTAGAAGAGGATAAGCAACATTTAAAGAGATTAAAGAATAGACGTGAACAATTAAGAGAAGAGTTAAGAGCAGGTGAACTTGAGGATAGAATGATTGAAATTGAGGTTGAGGAGAACAATTCTCAGATGATTGAAATTTTTTCCGGTTCTGGAGTTGAGGAAATGGGAATTAATTTCCAAGATATATTTGGTGGGGTTCTTCCTAACCAAAAGAAAGAAAGAAAAGCAACTATAAAAGAAGCTAGAGAAATTTTAAAACAACAAGAAGCACAGAAACTAATAGATATGGATGAGGTTTCTTCAGAAGCTATTGAGCGAGTTGAAGAATCAGGAATCATCTTTTTAGATGAAATTGATAAAATTGCAGGTAATAATGCTAATTCTAGCCCAGAGGTTTCTAGGGAGGGTGTACAAAGAGACATTTTACCTATTGTTGAAGGTTCAACTATCATGACTAAGTATGGGCCAGTTAAGACTGATTATATTTTCTTTATTGCTGCTGGTGCTTTTCATGTTTCGAAGCCAACTGATTTAATTCCTGAACTGCAAGGTCGTTTCCCAATTCGAGTAGAATTAGAAAGTTTAACAGAAGAGAACTTTAATGCTATTTTAACTGAACCAGAAAATGCGTTAACAAAGCAATATGAAGCTTTATTAAAGACTGAAGGCCTAGAGATAGAGTTTGCTGAAAATGCTATTAAAGAACTAGCTAGAATAGCTTTTAAAGTTAATGAAGAGACTGAGAATATTGGAGCACGAAGATTACATACTGTTTTAGAGAAGTTGTTAGAAGATATTTCTTTTGAAGCTCCAGATATGTCGGAGGATTATTTTGAAATTAGTATTGATTATGTAAGAGAGAAGTTAGATGATGTAGTAGAAGATAAAGATTTAAGTAAGTATATACTTTAA
- a CDS encoding FliH/SctL family protein — translation MSNVIKSFQVNQKKTVELFNKDKEIKQEDNNQKNSNDISEQRERSKQKTDKVSKIKSKILTEAKVEAEKIITNAQQESEQIKESARQEAEEIKEEAYQTGLAQGKSEIKDKGWQEVETVIDRLNQSITGLNQDYEEKLAELNNEVLELTIAIVKKIIKQELKSDQTVIYSLIEDALQLLNGEDEVVVRVNLRDLDVVRGYKERFLDLNSNLNNIKFIMDDEIEIGGCIVEADFGGLDATVTSQLEKIADKLLEVNKNE, via the coding sequence TTGTCTAATGTAATCAAATCTTTCCAGGTTAATCAAAAAAAGACGGTTGAATTATTTAATAAGGACAAAGAAATTAAGCAGGAAGATAATAATCAAAAAAATTCTAACGATATTTCTGAACAAAGAGAGAGATCTAAACAAAAAACAGATAAAGTATCAAAGATAAAATCAAAGATACTAACTGAAGCTAAAGTAGAAGCAGAAAAGATAATTACCAATGCTCAGCAAGAATCAGAACAGATCAAAGAGTCAGCTAGGCAAGAGGCAGAAGAGATAAAAGAAGAGGCATATCAGACAGGACTAGCTCAAGGTAAAAGTGAAATTAAGGATAAAGGTTGGCAAGAAGTTGAGACTGTAATAGATAGATTAAACCAGTCTATAACTGGCTTGAATCAAGACTATGAAGAAAAACTGGCTGAATTGAATAATGAAGTTTTAGAATTGACCATAGCCATCGTTAAAAAGATAATTAAGCAGGAATTAAAGTCTGATCAAACCGTAATTTATAGTTTGATTGAAGATGCTTTACAGTTATTAAATGGTGAAGACGAAGTAGTTGTTAGAGTTAACTTGCGTGATTTAGACGTTGTTAGAGGATATAAAGAAAGGTTCTTAGATTTGAATTCTAATTTAAATAATATTAAATTTATTATGGATGATGAAATAGAGATTGGAGGTTGCATAGTAGAGGCAGATTTTGGTGGGTTAGATGCTACAGTTACCTCTCAATTAGAGAAAATAGCCGATAAATTATTGGAAGTGAATAAGAATGAGTGA
- the codY gene encoding GTP-sensing pleiotropic transcriptional regulator CodY — protein sequence MKALLEETRKINRLLQKSAGHPVDFTEMAKVLSSAIKANIYVVSRKGKILGYQLINKFECDLMIDEVINEGWFPQDYNEWILDINETRANYEQKDGQCVFTIDDEECMFTQKLTTIIPINGGGERLGTLIVARFDEEFTSNDLILGEYGATVVGMEILRSRSDKIEAEARKKAAVHVALETLSYSELEAIEHIFEELDGIEGLLVASKVADRVGITRSVIVNALRKFESAGVIESRSLGMKGTYIKILNERLLEELEKLKT from the coding sequence ATGAAAGCATTATTGGAAGAGACACGCAAGATTAATAGACTATTACAAAAGTCTGCAGGACATCCAGTAGATTTTACAGAAATGGCTAAAGTATTAAGTAGTGCAATTAAGGCCAATATATATGTAGTTAGTAGAAAAGGAAAGATTTTAGGTTATCAATTAATTAATAAATTTGAATGTGATCTTATGATTGACGAAGTAATAAATGAAGGTTGGTTTCCACAAGATTATAATGAGTGGATATTAGATATTAATGAAACTCGGGCTAATTATGAGCAGAAGGATGGCCAATGTGTCTTTACAATAGATGATGAAGAATGTATGTTTACTCAAAAATTGACTACTATCATACCTATTAATGGTGGTGGTGAGAGATTAGGGACATTAATTGTTGCTAGATTTGACGAAGAATTTACTTCTAATGATCTCATCTTAGGAGAATATGGAGCTACAGTTGTAGGAATGGAAATTTTACGATCAAGAAGTGATAAGATAGAAGCAGAAGCCCGTAAGAAAGCAGCTGTTCATGTAGCATTAGAAACATTATCTTATTCTGAATTAGAAGCTATAGAGCATATTTTTGAAGAATTAGATGGTATAGAAGGGTTATTAGTAGCAAGTAAAGTAGCAGATAGAGTAGGAATTACTCGTTCAGTAATCGTTAATGCATTACGCAAATTTGAAAGTGCTGGAGTAATCGAATCACGTTCATTAGGGATGAAAGGTACATATATTAAAATATTAAATGAGAGGCTATTAGAAGAATTAGAAAAATTAAAGACTTAA